CCGATGCGGTCGGCAACCTCCTGCACGGTCAGCCCCTGCCGGGAAGTCGCGACCAGCTGCAACGCAGCCAGACCCCTGGCCAGTGTTTGCGACCCGGGTGCACCGTTCGGGCGGCCGGCGTTGGCCTCTGCCATGGCACCCCCTTCCTTGACAGACGCACCGACGAGAGGAATGCTCTAACTATAGTGCACATGCTTGTGCGATAAATGAGCAGACTGCTTACAAATTACGAGAACTCCATTCTTGCGTCAAGACCCGTCAAGAGAGGTGGCCAGTGCCCGAGCACGAGAGCATCTGGAGCGACCTGCAGGGCGTCACGTTCTCGCAGGGCTACCTTGACGCCGGTGGAGTGCGCACCCGTTACCTGCACGCCGGGGACGAGGACTTGCCCGCGCTCGTGCTGCTGCACGGTTCGGGTGGACACGCCGAGGCATATGTCCGAAACCTGGACGCCCATGCCGAGCACTTCTCGACGTGGGCGATCGACATGCTGGGCCACGGCTACACCGACAAGCCCGGCCACCCGCTGGAGATCCACCATTACGTCGACCACCTGGTCGCAGTCTTCGATGCGATCGGAGCCGAGCGGGTCAGCTTGTCCGGCGAGTCGCTCGGCGGCTGGGTGGCAGCCCGCGCCGCCATCGACCATCCCGACCGACTCGACCGGCTCGTCCTCAACACCGCTGGCGGTTCCCAGGCCGATCCGGAGGTGATGAACCGGATCGTCACATTGTCGATGGCGGCGGTAGAGAACCCGACGTGGGAGACCGTGCAGTCCCGCATCAAGTGGCTGATGGCCGACAAGTCGAAGGGCTACGACGATCTGGTCGCCAGCCGACAACGGATCTATCGCCAGCCGGGATTCGCCGCCGCGATGCGCGACATCATGGCGCTGCAGGACCCGAAGATCAGGGCGCGCAACCTGTTGGGCCCCAACGACTACGGGGCCATCACCGCGCCCACCCTCGTGCTGTGGACTAGCGATGACCCCACAGCAGACGTCAGCGAGGGCCGCCGTATTGCATCGATGATTCCCGGTGCCCGCTTCGAGCTGATGACCGGGTGCGGACATTGGCCGCAATACGAAGACGCCAAGACATTCAACCGATTACACATCGACTTTTTGCTGGGGCGCTGAGCGTGGCAACGGATGTCGACGTCGTTATCGTCGGGGCCGGACCGGTCGGGCTGACGCTTGCGAACATCCTTGGGCTGCAAGGAGTCCGCACACTAGTGGTCGAGGAGCGCGACACCCTCATCGACTACCCCCGCGGTGTCGGCCTCGACGACGAGGCGCTGCGCACCTTCCAGGCGATCGGCCTGGTCGACCGCATCCTGCCGCATACAGTGCCCAATCAGATTCTGCGATTCTTCGACGCCAAACGCAGGCTGCTCGCCGAGATGGCGCCACCGGACGCCCAATTCGGGTGGCCCAAGCGCAATGGTTTCGTGCAACCGATGGTCGACGCCGAGTTGCTCGCCGGTCTCGAGCGTTTCGACCACGTCGAGGTGATGTGGCGCCACCGGATGCAGCACTGCTCGCAAACCGCCGAGGCCGTGACCGTCGAGCTTTCCACCAACAGGTTCGTGCGCGCCCGTTATGTGGTTGGCTGCGACGGCGGGCGCAGCACCATCCGGCAGTTGATGGGCGTGTCATTCGAGGGCACTACCTCACCGACGCGCTGGCTGGTCGTCGACGTCGCCAATGATCCCTTGGGCCATCCCAACAGCGAGGTCGGCGCCGACCCCGCGCGCCCCTACGTGTCGATCTCAATTGCGCACGGAATTCGGCGCTTTGAGTTCATGATTCACGGCGATGAGTCCGACGAACAGGCCGAGGATCCGGCGTTCGTCAAGCGCATGCTCTCGCAGCGGATACCCTATCCGGACCGCGTCGAGGTGATCAGGCATCGGGTCTACACCCACCACTCGCGGATCGCCGGATCCTTTCGAAGCGGCCGGCTGTTGCTGGCCGGCGATGCCGCGCACCTGATGCCGGTGTGGCAGGGGCAGGGCTACAACAGCGGTATCCGCGACTCCGCCAACCTGGGCTGGAAGCTGGCCGCGGTGGTCAACGGCCAGGCCGACGACGCCCTGCTGGACACCTACGACGTGGAGCGACGCAAGCACGCCCGCGCGATGATCGACCTTTCCACCCTCGTCGGCCGGGTAATCTCTCCGACCAACCGCCGCGTTGCGGGGCTGCGGGACAACATAATTCGGGCTGCCTCAGTGGTACCGAGCTTGAAGCGCTTCGTACTCGAGATGAGGTTCAAACCGATGCCTCGCTACGAGCACGGCGCCGTCTTTCACAGCCAGCCGCGCTCGGCCACCTCACCGGTGGGCACGCTGTTCGTCCAGCCCCGCGTCGACACTCGCGACGCGGAGAACGTTCTGCTTGACGACGTACTCGGGCCATGGTTCGCGGTGCTGTGTTGGAGTAACAATCCCCGCGCGCTGCTCGGCAACGATGCGTTCGAACGCTGGAAACGGTTGGGCGCCAAGTTTGTCGTCGTCCGGCCGATGACCCAGCTGCATTGGACCGGCCACGACGATCCTGACGTCGTCATCGTCGGCGACCGCACCGGTGCGCTCAAGTCATGGTTTGACGCCCACACCGAATCCGTGTTGTTCCTCCGTCCCGACCGGTGTATCGCGGGCGCTTGCATCGCCCAACGCGCACCCGAAGTGAGCGCGTCGCTGTTCAACGTTCTCTATCTGACTCAGGGAGGAGGCTCACGTTCCGATGGAGGCGACTCTGGCTCTGTGCTGCATGTCCCACAGCCCGCTACTGAACCTTCCCGGACCGTCGCAGGATCTCCTTGACGACATCAACTCGGCTCTGGCCGATGCCCGCGAGTTTGTGCGCGAGTACGACCCGGAGCTTGTCGTAATCTTCGCGCCGGACCACTACAACGGCTTCTTCTACAAGCTGATGCCGCCGTTCTGCATCGGCACGGCAGCAGAAGCCGTCGGCGATTACGGCACTCAGGCCGGGCCGCTCAACGTGCCCAGCGACACCGCAACCGCTTGTGCGCAGGCTGTTCTCGACGCCGGCGTCGACGTCGCAATTTCGGCCAGCATGCAGGTCGACCACGGCGCAGTCCAGCCGTTGCAGGCACTATTCGGCGATGCCGCACAGCTCCCCGTCGTCCCGATCTTCATCAACTCGGTGGCCACACCGCT
This Mycobacterium xenopi DNA region includes the following protein-coding sequences:
- a CDS encoding alpha/beta fold hydrolase; this translates as MPEHESIWSDLQGVTFSQGYLDAGGVRTRYLHAGDEDLPALVLLHGSGGHAEAYVRNLDAHAEHFSTWAIDMLGHGYTDKPGHPLEIHHYVDHLVAVFDAIGAERVSLSGESLGGWVAARAAIDHPDRLDRLVLNTAGGSQADPEVMNRIVTLSMAAVENPTWETVQSRIKWLMADKSKGYDDLVASRQRIYRQPGFAAAMRDIMALQDPKIRARNLLGPNDYGAITAPTLVLWTSDDPTADVSEGRRIASMIPGARFELMTGCGHWPQYEDAKTFNRLHIDFLLGR
- a CDS encoding bifunctional 3-(3-hydroxy-phenyl)propionate/3-hydroxycinnamic acid hydroxylase, translated to MATDVDVVIVGAGPVGLTLANILGLQGVRTLVVEERDTLIDYPRGVGLDDEALRTFQAIGLVDRILPHTVPNQILRFFDAKRRLLAEMAPPDAQFGWPKRNGFVQPMVDAELLAGLERFDHVEVMWRHRMQHCSQTAEAVTVELSTNRFVRARYVVGCDGGRSTIRQLMGVSFEGTTSPTRWLVVDVANDPLGHPNSEVGADPARPYVSISIAHGIRRFEFMIHGDESDEQAEDPAFVKRMLSQRIPYPDRVEVIRHRVYTHHSRIAGSFRSGRLLLAGDAAHLMPVWQGQGYNSGIRDSANLGWKLAAVVNGQADDALLDTYDVERRKHARAMIDLSTLVGRVISPTNRRVAGLRDNIIRAASVVPSLKRFVLEMRFKPMPRYEHGAVFHSQPRSATSPVGTLFVQPRVDTRDAENVLLDDVLGPWFAVLCWSNNPRALLGNDAFERWKRLGAKFVVVRPMTQLHWTGHDDPDVVIVGDRTGALKSWFDAHTESVLFLRPDRCIAGACIAQRAPEVSASLFNVLYLTQGGGSRSDGGDSGSVLHVPQPATEPSRTVAGSP